One Streptomyces sp. NBC_00102 DNA segment encodes these proteins:
- a CDS encoding DUF3117 domain-containing protein, translating into MAAMKPRTGDGPLEVTKEGRGIVMRVPLEGGGRLVVELTPDEADALGDALKKVVG; encoded by the coding sequence ATGGCGGCCATGAAGCCGCGGACGGGCGACGGCCCGCTCGAGGTGACAAAGGAGGGGCGGGGCATCGTCATGCGAGTTCCGCTCGAAGGCGGCGGTCGGCTTGTTGTCGAGCTGACTCCGGACGAGGCAGACGCGCTCGGCGACGCGCTCAAGAAGGTTGTCGGCTGA
- a CDS encoding enoyl-CoA hydratase/isomerase family protein: MADELAGTVLYEVSDGLATITLNRPDAMNAMNTEAKVALRDSLRAAADDSSVRAVLLTATGRAFCVGQDLKEHIASLAAAQETGGGNALSTVSEHYNPIVRAITEMEKPVVAGVNGVAAGAGFGFALAADYRVVADTASFNTSFAGVALTADSGMSWTLPRLIGPSRAADLLLFPRSITAADAYGLGLVNRVVPAADLAAEAASVARALADGPTVAYAALKASLAYGAGHTLAETLEKEDELQTKAGASQDHTIAVKAFLAKEKPRYLGK, translated from the coding sequence ATGGCCGACGAACTGGCGGGCACCGTGCTCTACGAGGTGAGCGACGGGCTGGCGACGATCACCCTCAACCGGCCCGACGCGATGAACGCCATGAACACGGAGGCCAAGGTCGCCCTGCGCGACTCTCTGCGTGCCGCCGCCGACGACTCCTCCGTACGGGCCGTACTGCTCACGGCCACCGGGCGCGCCTTCTGCGTCGGGCAGGACCTGAAGGAGCACATCGCCTCGCTCGCCGCCGCGCAGGAGACCGGCGGCGGCAACGCGCTGAGCACGGTGAGCGAGCACTACAACCCGATCGTGCGGGCCATCACGGAGATGGAGAAGCCGGTCGTGGCCGGGGTGAACGGGGTCGCCGCCGGGGCCGGCTTCGGTTTCGCGCTCGCCGCCGACTACCGGGTGGTGGCCGACACCGCCTCCTTCAACACGTCGTTCGCGGGGGTCGCGCTGACCGCCGACTCCGGGATGTCCTGGACGCTGCCCCGGCTGATCGGGCCGAGCCGCGCCGCCGACCTGCTCCTCTTCCCGCGCTCGATCACCGCGGCGGACGCGTACGGACTGGGCCTGGTCAACCGGGTGGTCCCGGCGGCCGATCTCGCCGCCGAGGCCGCGTCGGTGGCCCGCGCGCTGGCGGACGGGCCGACCGTGGCCTACGCGGCGCTCAAGGCGTCCCTGGCGTACGGCGCGGGGCACACCCTGGCCGAGACGCTGGAGAAGGAGGACGAACTCCAGACGAAGGCGGGCGCCTCGCAGGACCACACCATCGCGGTGAAGGCGTTCCTCGCCAAGGAGAAGCCCCGCTACCTCGGCAAGTAG
- a CDS encoding Mrp/NBP35 family ATP-binding protein encodes MATEDAVREALATVNDPEIHRPITELGMVKSVEIDPDGVVAVTVYLTVSGCPMRETITRNVTDAVAAVEGVSRVEVTLDVMSDEQRKELAGALRGGTAEREVPFAKPGSLTRVYAVASGKGGVGKSSVTVNLAAAMAADGLKVGVVDADIYGHSVPRMLGADGKPTQVENMIMPPSAHGVKVISIGMFTPGNAPVVWRGPMLHRALQQFLADVYWGDLDVLLLDLPPGTGDIAISVAQLVPNAEILVVTTPQQAAAEVAERAGSIAVQTHQKIAGVVENMSGMPCPHCDEMVDVFGSGGGQRVADGLTKTIGAEVPVLGSIPIDVRLREGGDEGKPVVLSDPDSPAGRALRSIAEKLGGRQRGLSGMSLGITPRNKF; translated from the coding sequence ATGGCTACGGAAGACGCGGTGCGCGAAGCACTGGCGACAGTGAACGACCCGGAGATCCACCGCCCGATCACCGAACTCGGCATGGTGAAATCGGTCGAGATCGATCCTGACGGTGTGGTGGCTGTCACGGTGTACCTCACGGTCTCCGGCTGCCCGATGCGCGAGACCATCACCAGGAACGTGACCGACGCGGTCGCGGCGGTGGAGGGTGTCTCGCGGGTCGAGGTCACCCTCGACGTGATGAGCGACGAGCAGCGCAAGGAGCTGGCGGGCGCGCTGCGCGGCGGTACCGCCGAGCGCGAGGTGCCTTTCGCCAAGCCCGGTTCGCTCACCCGTGTCTACGCGGTCGCGTCCGGCAAGGGCGGGGTCGGCAAGTCCTCGGTGACGGTCAACCTCGCCGCGGCGATGGCGGCCGACGGGCTGAAGGTGGGCGTCGTCGACGCCGACATCTACGGCCACAGTGTGCCCCGCATGCTCGGTGCGGACGGCAAGCCGACCCAGGTCGAGAACATGATCATGCCGCCCTCCGCGCACGGCGTGAAGGTCATCTCCATCGGCATGTTCACCCCGGGCAACGCCCCGGTGGTCTGGCGCGGCCCGATGCTGCACCGCGCGCTCCAGCAGTTCCTCGCCGACGTCTACTGGGGCGACCTCGACGTCCTGCTGCTCGACCTGCCGCCGGGCACCGGTGACATCGCGATCTCCGTGGCGCAGCTCGTACCGAACGCCGAGATCCTCGTCGTCACCACCCCGCAGCAGGCGGCGGCCGAGGTCGCCGAGCGGGCCGGTTCGATCGCGGTGCAGACGCACCAGAAGATCGCCGGTGTCGTGGAGAACATGTCGGGCATGCCGTGCCCGCACTGCGACGAGATGGTCGACGTGTTCGGCAGCGGCGGCGGGCAGCGGGTGGCGGACGGTCTGACCAAGACGATCGGCGCCGAGGTGCCGGTGCTCGGTTCGATCCCGATCGACGTACGGCTCCGCGAGGGCGGCGACGAGGGCAAGCCGGTCGTGCTCTCCGACCCGGACTCCCCCGCCGGCCGGGCGCTCCGCTCCATCGCGGAGAAGCTGGGCGGCCGTCAGCGCGGCCTGTCCGGCATGTCGCTGGGCATCACCCCGCGCAACAAGTTCTGA
- a CDS encoding S1C family serine protease has translation MDEAKPTGPKPKWWSRPATGPAAEAVGPPPVLPEAPERTEPVAPETAPVPEAPAPLADGPATVVPEVPGPRTPGAVRPLHEPDEYSTPPYGGPGPWAPAPPVQHPAATPAHGTPVPASYAAPPGAPHPAEPHAHQHAPHQHAPHQHAPHQHAPHQHGHAPHQAPAQTAPWLHYDPWGSQQEPLTRTAPHASGVIPVAGRRGGRRGSLLVGAVLLALVAGVIGGGVGAYVERNGGLTTVHLPQAGAAPAGRAPDSVAGIAASALPGVVTLHVSGSEESGTGTGFVLDGEGHILTNNHVVAPAGSSGDITVTFSGGENARAEVVGTDSGYDLAVVKVSGVSGLKPLTLGNSDNVAVGDPVVAIGAPYDLSNTVTSGIISAKQRPITAGGEEAGGSDVSYVDALQTDAPINPGNSGGPLLDAHAQVIGINSAIRAADTGATETGAQAGSIGLGFAIPINQGKRVAEELINTGKATHPVIGVTLDMEYTGDGAKVNTEGADGSPAVTEDGPGDRAGVRPGDVITAVDGVRVHNGEELIVKIRAHRPGDRLGLRLTRGGKELSMTLTLGSATGS, from the coding sequence ATGGACGAGGCAAAGCCCACCGGACCGAAGCCGAAGTGGTGGAGCCGTCCCGCGACGGGACCCGCCGCAGAGGCCGTGGGCCCGCCGCCGGTTCTGCCGGAGGCACCTGAACGGACCGAGCCCGTCGCACCCGAGACCGCGCCGGTCCCCGAAGCGCCCGCGCCGCTTGCGGACGGACCCGCGACCGTCGTCCCGGAGGTGCCCGGGCCCCGTACCCCCGGCGCCGTGCGCCCCCTGCACGAGCCCGACGAGTACAGCACCCCGCCCTACGGCGGCCCCGGCCCCTGGGCGCCCGCCCCGCCGGTCCAGCACCCCGCCGCCACCCCCGCGCACGGCACCCCCGTGCCCGCGTCGTACGCGGCTCCTCCCGGTGCACCGCACCCCGCCGAGCCCCACGCACACCAGCACGCCCCGCACCAGCACGCCCCGCACCAGCACGCCCCGCACCAGCACGCCCCGCACCAGCACGGGCACGCCCCGCACCAGGCCCCCGCGCAGACCGCGCCCTGGCTCCACTACGACCCGTGGGGATCGCAGCAGGAGCCGCTGACGCGCACCGCCCCGCACGCCTCCGGGGTCATCCCCGTGGCGGGCCGCAGGGGCGGCCGGCGCGGGTCGCTCCTCGTCGGGGCCGTACTCCTCGCGCTGGTCGCGGGAGTCATCGGCGGCGGGGTCGGCGCGTACGTCGAACGGAACGGCGGCCTCACCACCGTGCACCTCCCGCAGGCCGGAGCCGCGCCCGCAGGCCGGGCACCGGACAGCGTCGCCGGGATCGCCGCGAGCGCCCTGCCGGGCGTGGTCACCCTGCACGTCAGCGGCAGCGAGGAATCCGGCACGGGCACCGGCTTCGTCCTCGACGGCGAGGGCCACATCCTCACCAACAACCACGTCGTCGCTCCCGCCGGTTCGTCCGGCGACATCACCGTGACGTTCAGCGGCGGCGAGAACGCGAGGGCCGAGGTGGTCGGCACCGACAGCGGCTACGACCTCGCGGTCGTGAAGGTCAGCGGCGTCTCCGGCCTGAAGCCGCTGACGCTCGGCAACTCCGACAACGTCGCCGTCGGCGACCCGGTGGTGGCCATCGGCGCCCCGTACGACCTGTCCAACACCGTCACCTCCGGGATCATCAGCGCCAAGCAGCGCCCGATCACCGCCGGCGGCGAGGAGGCCGGCGGCAGCGACGTCAGCTACGTCGACGCCCTCCAGACCGACGCGCCGATCAACCCCGGCAACTCCGGCGGCCCGCTCCTCGACGCGCACGCCCAGGTGATCGGCATCAACAGCGCCATCCGCGCCGCCGACACCGGCGCCACCGAGACCGGAGCGCAGGCGGGGTCGATCGGCCTCGGGTTCGCCATACCGATCAACCAGGGCAAGCGCGTCGCCGAGGAACTCATCAACACCGGCAAGGCCACCCACCCGGTGATCGGCGTCACCCTGGACATGGAGTACACCGGCGACGGCGCGAAGGTGAACACCGAGGGGGCCGACGGTTCTCCCGCCGTCACCGAGGACGGTCCCGGCGACCGTGCCGGGGTCCGGCCGGGCGACGTCATCACGGCGGTGGACGGCGTACGCGTCCACAACGGCGAGGAGCTGATCGTGAAGATCCGCGCCCACCGGCCCGGAGACCGGCTCGGTCTGCGCCTGACGCGCGGAGGTAAAGAGCTGTCCATGACTCTGACCCTGGGCTCGGCCACCGGCTCCTGA
- a CDS encoding DUF1003 domain-containing protein, whose translation MAAEERSKAASTGSSGMVRPPRFRLDQPKSPRRRLLPEYDPEAFGRFSERIARFLGTGRFIVWMTLIIVLWVLWNIFAPTALRFDEYPFIFLTLMLSLQASYAAPLILLAQNRQDDRDRVTHEQDRKQNERSIADTEFLTREIAALRMGLGEVATRDWIRSELEDLVRDLEDRRVLLPSESDEGDR comes from the coding sequence GTGGCCGCTGAGGAGCGCTCGAAGGCGGCGTCGACCGGTTCGTCCGGGATGGTGCGCCCGCCCAGGTTCCGGCTGGACCAGCCGAAGTCGCCGCGCCGCCGGCTGCTGCCGGAGTACGACCCCGAGGCGTTCGGCCGGTTCTCGGAGCGGATCGCGCGCTTCCTGGGCACCGGGCGGTTCATCGTCTGGATGACGCTGATCATCGTCCTCTGGGTGCTCTGGAACATCTTCGCGCCGACCGCGCTGCGGTTCGACGAGTACCCGTTCATCTTCCTGACGCTGATGCTCTCGCTCCAGGCCTCGTACGCGGCGCCGCTGATCCTGCTCGCGCAGAACCGGCAGGACGACCGGGACCGGGTCACCCACGAGCAGGACCGCAAGCAGAACGAGCGGTCCATCGCGGACACCGAGTTCCTCACCCGGGAGATCGCGGCGCTGCGGATGGGGCTCGGCGAGGTCGCCACCCGCGACTGGATCCGCTCCGAACTGGAGGACCTCGTGCGGGACCTGGAGGACCGCCGCGTCCTCCTGCCGTCCGAGAGTGACGAAGGCGACCGCTGA
- a CDS encoding zf-HC2 domain-containing protein, producing the protein MTPTGPTPAEQHLGDRLAALVDGELKHDARERVLAHLATCARCKAEADAQRRVKSVFAQTAPPSPTEGFLARLQGLPGGTGSEDGTRRGPFGPDGRPVDDFRLPTGRPPGGRRTERTPSPLDGFGYLPTAHGSGTVLPGGSGFRIHEVAREGDRSPWRSRRFAFAAASAVSLAAIALGGAVPVGDAFDAPLRAEGTGSATTPLDADERAASGISAASRGSAQGGALSVEDRSGAAPTSGAPAGLAGVGTQSLSGTGTETLFGTGQEYAQPTRKVSLASLICPSTASPLLAPLYPAAAAQPKVTGSATPAAPSPSAATSSAAPSPSGSATPLSALPSPQQALR; encoded by the coding sequence GTGACACCCACAGGCCCCACCCCTGCCGAGCAGCACTTGGGGGACCGGCTCGCCGCCCTGGTCGACGGCGAGCTCAAACACGACGCCCGCGAACGCGTCCTCGCCCACCTCGCCACCTGCGCCCGCTGCAAGGCGGAAGCGGACGCCCAACGCCGGGTCAAGTCCGTGTTCGCGCAGACGGCTCCCCCCTCACCCACCGAGGGCTTCCTCGCCCGGCTCCAGGGTCTCCCCGGCGGCACCGGCAGCGAAGACGGAACCCGGCGCGGGCCCTTCGGCCCCGACGGCCGGCCGGTGGACGACTTCCGCCTGCCGACGGGACGTCCCCCCGGCGGCCGTCGTACGGAGCGGACCCCCTCGCCGCTGGACGGCTTCGGGTACCTCCCCACCGCGCACGGATCGGGCACCGTCCTGCCCGGCGGCTCCGGCTTCCGCATACACGAGGTGGCACGGGAGGGCGACCGTTCCCCGTGGCGCAGCCGCCGGTTCGCGTTCGCCGCCGCCAGCGCCGTCTCGCTGGCGGCCATCGCGCTCGGGGGTGCCGTCCCGGTGGGCGACGCCTTCGACGCCCCGTTGCGGGCCGAGGGCACCGGGTCCGCGACGACCCCGCTCGACGCCGACGAGCGCGCGGCGAGCGGGATCTCCGCCGCCAGCCGCGGCAGTGCGCAGGGCGGCGCGCTCTCCGTGGAGGACCGTTCCGGCGCCGCGCCCACCTCCGGCGCCCCCGCGGGGCTCGCCGGCGTCGGCACGCAGTCGCTCTCCGGCACGGGCACCGAGACCCTCTTCGGGACCGGGCAGGAGTACGCGCAGCCGACGAGGAAGGTCTCGCTGGCCTCGCTGATATGTCCCAGCACGGCGTCCCCGCTCCTGGCGCCGCTGTACCCCGCCGCGGCCGCGCAGCCGAAGGTCACCGGGTCCGCCACACCCGCCGCCCCGTCCCCGTCGGCCGCCACGTCGTCGGCCGCCCCGTCCCCGTCCGGCTCCGCCACGCCGCTCTCGGCACTGCCGTCGCCGCAGCAGGCGCTGCGCTGA
- a CDS encoding CBS domain-containing protein — MASGAPRVFVSHLSGVPVFDPNGDQVGRVRDLVAMLRVGGRPPRLLGMVVEVVSRRRIFLPMTRVTGVESGQVITTGVVNMRRFEQRPTERLVLGEFLDRRVRLTESGEEVTVLDVAIHQLPARRDWEIDKYFVRKGRGGALRRKGETLTVDWSAVSGFALEEHGQGAESLVATFERLRPADVANALHHLTPKRRAEVAAALDDDRLADVLEELPEDDQVEILGKLKEERAADVLEAMDPDDAADLLSELPEEDKERLLTLMRPDDAADVRRLMSYEERTAGGLMTTEPIVLRPDATVADALARVRQSDLSPALAAQVYVCRSPDETPTGKYLGTVHFQRLLRDPPFALVSSIVDSDLRPLPPHTPLTVVTSYLAAYNLVSVPVVDESGSLLGAVTVDDVLDHLLPEDWRETDFHGEEGIARGR, encoded by the coding sequence ATGGCATCGGGCGCGCCCAGGGTCTTCGTCTCGCACCTCTCCGGAGTTCCGGTCTTCGACCCCAACGGCGACCAGGTCGGCCGGGTCCGCGACCTCGTCGCGATGCTGCGCGTCGGCGGCCGCCCGCCCCGGCTGCTCGGCATGGTGGTGGAGGTCGTCAGCCGGCGGCGCATCTTCCTGCCGATGACCCGGGTGACGGGCGTGGAGTCCGGCCAGGTCATCACCACCGGCGTGGTCAACATGCGCCGCTTCGAGCAGCGGCCCACCGAGCGCCTGGTGCTCGGCGAGTTCCTGGACCGGCGGGTGCGGCTCACGGAGTCCGGCGAGGAGGTCACCGTCCTCGACGTGGCCATCCACCAGTTGCCGGCCCGCCGCGACTGGGAGATCGACAAGTACTTCGTCCGCAAGGGGCGCGGCGGGGCGCTGCGCCGCAAGGGCGAGACGCTGACCGTCGACTGGTCGGCGGTGAGCGGCTTCGCGCTGGAGGAGCACGGGCAGGGCGCCGAGAGCCTGGTCGCCACCTTCGAACGGCTGCGCCCCGCCGACGTCGCCAACGCCTTGCACCATCTGACGCCCAAGCGCCGGGCGGAAGTGGCCGCCGCCCTCGACGACGACCGGCTCGCCGACGTGCTGGAGGAGCTGCCGGAGGACGACCAGGTGGAGATCCTCGGCAAGCTCAAGGAGGAGCGCGCGGCGGACGTGCTGGAGGCGATGGACCCGGACGACGCGGCGGACCTCCTCTCCGAGCTGCCCGAGGAGGACAAGGAGCGGCTGCTGACGCTGATGCGCCCGGACGACGCGGCCGACGTGCGGCGGCTGATGAGTTACGAGGAACGGACGGCGGGCGGTCTGATGACGACCGAGCCGATCGTGCTGCGCCCGGACGCCACGGTCGCGGACGCGCTCGCCCGGGTGCGGCAGTCGGACCTCTCCCCGGCGCTCGCCGCCCAGGTGTACGTCTGCCGGTCGCCCGACGAGACGCCCACCGGCAAGTACCTCGGCACCGTCCACTTCCAGCGGCTGCTGCGGGATCCCCCGTTCGCGCTGGTCAGCTCGATCGTGGACAGCGACCTCCGACCGCTGCCGCCGCACACCCCGCTGACGGTGGTGACCAGCTATCTGGCCGCGTACAACCTGGTCTCGGTGCCCGTGGTGGACGAGAGCGGGTCGCTGCTGGGCGCGGTGACCGTCGACGACGTGCTGGACCACCTGCTGCCGGAGGACTGGCGGGAGACCGACTTCCACGGCGAGGAGGGGATCGCCCGTGGCCGCTGA
- a CDS encoding magnesium and cobalt transport protein CorA yields MSMIRDLRAAVRPSLRPSFRKPPAPYTGYDTTRDPSASSAVVDCAVYRDGRRMEASTCQTPHEAMLRVREGGGFAWIGLHEPTEAEFAVIAREFGLHPLAVEDAVHAHQRPKLERYDDTLFTVFKTIHYVEHTELTATSEVVETGEVMCFTGRDFVITVRHGGQGSLRALRHRLQDDPELLAKGPSAVLHSIADHVVDGYIAVAGAMQDDIDEVEIDVFSTPTKGSARGTDAGRIYQLKREVLEFKRAVSPLQRPMQLLSERPMRLIDPDIQKYFRDVADHLARVQEEVLGFDELLNSILQANLAQATVTQNEDMRKITSWAAIVAVPTMICGVYGMNFEHMPELEWTYGYPMVLGVIAVVCFSIHRTLKRNGWL; encoded by the coding sequence ATGTCCATGATCCGTGACCTGCGCGCCGCCGTGCGCCCTTCCCTGCGGCCCTCCTTCCGCAAGCCCCCCGCCCCGTACACGGGTTACGACACCACCCGCGACCCGTCCGCCTCCAGTGCGGTGGTGGACTGCGCGGTCTACCGCGACGGCCGCCGCATGGAGGCCTCCACCTGCCAGACCCCGCACGAGGCGATGCTGCGGGTGCGCGAGGGCGGCGGCTTCGCCTGGATCGGGCTGCACGAGCCCACCGAGGCCGAATTCGCAGTCATTGCCAGGGAGTTCGGACTGCACCCGCTGGCGGTGGAGGACGCGGTCCACGCCCACCAGCGGCCGAAGCTGGAGCGGTACGACGACACGCTCTTCACGGTCTTCAAGACCATCCACTACGTCGAGCACACCGAACTCACCGCGACCAGCGAGGTCGTCGAGACCGGCGAGGTGATGTGCTTCACCGGCCGGGACTTCGTGATCACCGTCCGGCACGGCGGCCAGGGATCGCTGCGCGCCCTGCGCCACCGCCTCCAGGACGACCCGGAGCTGCTCGCCAAGGGCCCGTCGGCCGTACTGCACTCCATCGCCGACCACGTGGTGGACGGGTACATCGCGGTGGCCGGCGCGATGCAGGACGACATCGACGAGGTGGAGATCGACGTCTTCTCCACCCCGACGAAGGGCAGCGCACGCGGCACCGACGCCGGGCGGATCTACCAACTCAAGCGCGAGGTGCTGGAGTTCAAGCGGGCCGTCTCGCCGCTCCAGCGGCCGATGCAGCTCCTGAGCGAGCGGCCGATGCGGCTGATCGACCCGGACATCCAGAAGTACTTCCGCGACGTGGCCGACCACCTCGCCCGGGTGCAGGAGGAGGTCCTCGGCTTCGACGAACTGCTGAACTCGATCCTCCAGGCCAACCTGGCGCAGGCGACCGTCACCCAGAACGAGGACATGCGCAAGATCACGTCCTGGGCCGCCATCGTTGCCGTGCCCACGATGATCTGCGGGGTCTACGGCATGAACTTCGAGCACATGCCGGAGCTGGAGTGGACGTACGGCTATCCGATGGTGCTCGGCGTCATCGCGGTGGTCTGTTTCTCCATCCACCGGACGCTGAAGCGCAACGGCTGGCTGTGA
- the sigE gene encoding RNA polymerase sigma factor SigE yields MVGAPLDTTRADRGGAAAPGDRGGALRRFLRSAGEPKSVTNNADRSSNDSATTATFASDTESPAWTPPSWEEIVSTHSGRVYRLAYRLTGNQHDAEDLTQEVFVRVFRSLSTYTPGTFEGWLHRITTNLFLDMVRRKQRIRFDSLGDDAAERLPSREPSPQQAFNDTHFDADVQQALDTLAPEFRAAVVLCDIEGLSYEEIAATLGVKLGTVRSRIHRGRSHLRKALKHRSPEARAEQRSLAGAVLAGEGGTT; encoded by the coding sequence ATGGTAGGGGCTCCACTGGACACCACCAGAGCCGACAGGGGAGGTGCGGCTGCGCCTGGGGATCGGGGAGGAGCGCTGCGGCGCTTTCTCAGGTCGGCGGGTGAGCCGAAATCCGTGACCAACAACGCTGACCGTTCTTCCAACGATTCCGCAACGACCGCGACCTTCGCCTCCGACACGGAATCCCCGGCGTGGACCCCGCCCTCATGGGAAGAGATCGTCAGCACCCACAGCGGTCGCGTGTACCGACTCGCGTACCGGCTGACGGGCAACCAGCACGATGCGGAGGACCTCACCCAAGAGGTGTTCGTCCGCGTCTTCCGGTCGCTGTCGACGTACACCCCCGGCACCTTCGAGGGCTGGCTGCACCGCATCACCACCAACCTCTTCCTCGACATGGTCCGCCGCAAGCAGCGGATCCGTTTCGACTCCCTCGGGGACGACGCCGCCGAACGGCTGCCCAGCCGTGAGCCGTCGCCTCAGCAGGCGTTCAACGACACCCACTTCGACGCGGACGTGCAGCAGGCGCTGGACACCCTCGCCCCCGAGTTCCGTGCCGCCGTGGTGCTCTGCGACATCGAGGGTCTGAGCTACGAGGAGATCGCAGCCACGCTCGGGGTCAAGCTGGGCACCGTGCGAAGCCGTATCCACCGAGGCCGATCGCATCTGCGCAAGGCGCTCAAGCACCGGTCTCCCGAAGCCCGCGCCGAACAGCGCTCCCTGGCGGGCGCCGTCCTCGCGGGGGAGGGCGGAACGACGTGA
- a CDS encoding sec-independent translocase, translated as MFNDIGALELLTLGILAVLVFGPDKLPKVIQDVTRTIRKIREFSDSAKQDIRSELGPQFKDFEFEDLNPKTFIRKQLMDGEDDLGLKEIRESFDLRKEITDMTDAVQHGRDSVTAAAASTASDVGTLTKSSSADPLVKSAADPLKKAAPAAADDRPPFDADAT; from the coding sequence GTGTTCAATGACATAGGCGCACTTGAGCTGCTGACTCTCGGGATTCTCGCCGTCCTGGTCTTCGGCCCCGACAAGCTGCCGAAGGTCATCCAGGACGTCACGCGTACGATCCGCAAGATCCGGGAGTTCTCGGACAGCGCCAAGCAGGACATCCGCTCCGAGCTGGGCCCGCAGTTCAAGGACTTCGAGTTCGAGGACCTGAACCCGAAGACGTTCATCCGCAAGCAGCTGATGGACGGCGAGGACGATCTCGGGCTCAAGGAGATCCGCGAGAGCTTCGACCTCCGCAAGGAGATCACCGACATGACGGATGCCGTGCAGCACGGCCGCGACAGCGTGACCGCCGCGGCGGCCTCGACCGCTTCCGACGTCGGCACGCTGACGAAGTCCTCGTCTGCCGACCCGCTGGTGAAGAGCGCCGCCGACCCCCTGAAGAAGGCCGCTCCGGCCGCTGCGGACGACCGTCCGCCGTTCGACGCCGACGCCACCTGA
- a CDS encoding suppressor of fused domain protein → MEEILALVEARLRTALGEPDARAAVTFLGTDRIEVLRFLDGDVVRYATLGMSAQPMADPTSPLADPVKGPRAELVLSVRAGLADTDQVLRPLAVLAASPQVEGVIVAPGASLDLGDPLWPTAPFSSVLVAESGGLVEDLELDGPMDPVRFLPLLPMTPNEAAWKRVRGGQELQERWLSHGTDLRDPLRSSVPLD, encoded by the coding sequence ATGGAAGAAATTCTCGCGCTCGTCGAAGCCCGGCTCCGCACCGCCCTGGGGGAGCCGGACGCCCGCGCCGCCGTCACCTTCCTCGGTACGGACCGCATCGAAGTGCTGCGCTTCCTCGACGGCGACGTGGTCCGCTACGCCACCCTCGGCATGTCCGCCCAGCCCATGGCGGACCCGACCTCGCCGCTCGCCGACCCGGTGAAGGGCCCCCGTGCCGAGCTGGTGCTCTCCGTACGCGCGGGGCTGGCCGACACCGACCAGGTGCTGCGCCCGCTCGCCGTGCTGGCGGCGTCCCCGCAGGTCGAAGGCGTGATCGTGGCGCCCGGCGCCTCCCTCGACCTGGGTGATCCGCTCTGGCCGACGGCCCCCTTCTCCTCGGTCCTCGTGGCCGAGTCCGGCGGGCTGGTGGAGGACCTGGAGCTCGACGGGCCGATGGACCCGGTGCGCTTCCTGCCGCTGCTCCCGATGACCCCGAACGAGGCCGCCTGGAAGCGGGTCCGGGGCGGTCAGGAGCTCCAGGAGCGCTGGCTCTCGCACGGCACGGACCTGCGGGACCCGCTGCGGAGCTCCGTACCGCTGGACTGA
- a CDS encoding O-methyltransferase: MRQLRGQERVITANRQTSWAFADAFVPEDEALYLARERSRSFGIRSVSPGTGAALRLLAAAADAKAVAEIGTGTGVSGIYLLNGMRPDGVLTTVDPEPERQQFAREAFRSAGFATNKARFIPGRALDVLPRLADGGYDLVFCDGDRLESLEYLAESLRLLRRGGVVCFEGVFADGRTVDAAAQPAEVQRIRELLRAVRESQELMSTLLPVGDGLLCAVRRG; this comes from the coding sequence TTGCGCCAACTAAGGGGACAGGAGAGGGTCATTACCGCCAACCGGCAGACGAGCTGGGCGTTCGCCGACGCCTTTGTCCCCGAGGACGAGGCTCTGTACCTGGCCCGCGAGCGGTCCAGGTCGTTCGGGATCCGCTCGGTCTCCCCCGGCACGGGAGCCGCGCTGCGGCTGCTCGCCGCCGCGGCGGACGCCAAAGCGGTGGCGGAAATCGGCACCGGCACCGGCGTGTCCGGCATCTACCTGCTGAACGGGATGCGCCCGGACGGGGTCCTGACCACGGTCGATCCCGAGCCCGAACGGCAGCAGTTCGCCCGTGAGGCGTTCCGCTCCGCCGGCTTCGCCACCAACAAGGCGCGCTTCATCCCCGGACGCGCGCTGGACGTGCTGCCGCGCCTCGCGGACGGCGGTTACGACCTGGTCTTCTGCGACGGCGACCGGCTGGAGAGCCTGGAGTACCTGGCCGAATCGTTGCGGCTGCTCCGGCGCGGCGGGGTCGTCTGCTTCGAGGGGGTCTTCGCGGACGGCCGTACGGTCGACGCCGCGGCCCAGCCCGCCGAGGTGCAGCGCATCCGGGAGCTGCTGCGGGCGGTGCGGGAGAGCCAGGAGCTGATGTCCACGCTGCTCCCGGTCGGCGACGGGCTGCTCTGCGCGGTCCGGCGCGGCTGA